In a genomic window of Wyeomyia smithii strain HCP4-BCI-WySm-NY-G18 chromosome 1, ASM2978416v1, whole genome shotgun sequence:
- the LOC129717233 gene encoding uncharacterized protein LOC129717233, with translation MYTGWEVTSLASGRILLTCAVCAFAFPEPPRGRIALPAKQLQLPEHEYGAPKTEYGPPAQEYGPPTPVYGPPAAEYGPPPKLVTKNVYVHVPPEEPTEIIRSPVLETPIPKKHYKIIFIKAPAPPAPIQQQIPPQPLDEHKTLVYVLVKKPEEPAPLEIPQPEPTEPSKPEVYFIKYKTNENKEPAKTYGPPANAYGPPSPPSGPARYQQF, from the coding sequence ATCCTCCTGACTTGCGCTGTATGCGCATTTGCTTTCCCGGAGCCCCCTCGCGGTCGCATTGCTCTGCCGGCCAAGCAGTTGCAGCTACCGGAACATGAGTACGGAGCCCCGAAGACCGAATACGGTCCACCAGCGCAAGAGTACGGACCACCGACTCCTGTCTATGGACCCCCAGCAGCCGAATACGGTCCTCCACCGAAGCTGGTAACTAAGAATGTCTACGTCCACGTTCCACCGGAGGAACCCACCGAGATCATTCGAAGCCCGGTGCTGGAAACTCCCATTCCCAAGAAACACTACAAGATTATCTTTATCAAAGCTCCGGCTCCTCCTGCACCAATCCAGCAACAAATTCCGCCCCAACCACTAGACGAACACAAGACCTTGGTGTATGTGTTGGTGAAGAAACCCGAGGAACCTGCACCGTTGGAAATTCCGCAACCAGAGCCTACCGAACCTAGCAAGCCGGAAGTCTACTTCATTAAGTATAAAACCAACGAAAACAAAGAGCCAGCCAAAACTTACGGCCCTCCTGCCAACGCCTACGGCCCTCCATCGCCCCCATCCGGACCTGCTAGATACCAGCAATTCTAA
- the LOC129718528 gene encoding uncharacterized protein LOC129718528, translated as MVLLAEIYCPEQIVIPENFNNVLKAYAKAAIRTQPFDLLRWSAAYFRCLALERPPPVKPRYEPEACHGRLTAGALRALIDQLGKGYFVQKRLLLEKWQGLCLPEDDLSNILSLLRMLDWTHLHWLKIVAIFIGLLSDSLARTAEMICELLTEEPDGGSSPVPLWMFKECFLTVARLDCDSVQTFVDGRKVLDDGQLEQKQPMTEMPKVLSTISFKNAIIDKYKSVMGLEQKSTIDSELVSGDDRFSEISEIPSKLDSDFKFIGDETDPYGVLRRAPDFNSVIILLADLKEDNLKQRLSSVTIAEDSLQRAKERTQRLNDLKESLPEYDYGKLMEAERQQLLKDMGPPWLLLYLFSRDASRRQSHNYIEETSLDDDESASAYSNDSFQIRADGEKSSEHEEHGSEQYNTLAHRRSSYSIPASVRSRMSSIHSSATRIANEVLSRVICMVDEAIIDGECELSVKSISSFIERRSHEQSSISEHDFQTLRDFLEEAERKELEVKDLNELYHFFVGESFKKADASDSNRDRSKEITSIFEASGIDVDNNLLDAEISDNMILGLVAKDSKTSEKAKQSDTSPESEQISALHEALIHSTGNLQVVQEEEEEELVENEEQASIQPDLAPEAATQTDALNAKCTELFRRQTLLKASDFTMEEYSCRIPSIAGIGKSLPDHFIEAFLNYLAKRAIHQQGLIYPRNFREPSCPKLP; from the exons ATGGTTTTGCTAGCAGAAATCTACTGCCCAGAGCAGATTGTGATACCGGAAAACTTCAACAACGTGCTCAAAGCGTACGCCAAAG ctgccatcCGTACACAACCGTTTGATTTATTGCGCTGGTCAGCCGCCTACTTTCGCTGCTTAGCTCTTGAGCGGCCGCCCCCGGTGAAGCCCCGCTATGAGCCGGAGGCATGCCACGGGCGACTCACAGCCGGTGCCCTGCGAGCGCTAATTGATCAG CTGGGCAAGGGCTATTTCGTGCAAAAACGCCTGCTGCTGGAAAAATGGCAAGGATTGTGTCTCCCGGAA GACGACCTATCTAACATCCTGTCCCTGCTACGTATGCTTGATTGGACTCATTTGCACTGGCTGAAGATTGTGGCCATCTTCATTGGCCTGTTGAGTGAC AGTTTGGCCCGAACGGCTGAAATGATTTGCGAGCTGCTGACCGAAGAGCCGGACGGTGGTTCCTCGCCAGTTCCGCTGTGGATGTTCAAAGAATGCTTTTTGACCGTAGCCCGGCTGGACTGTGACTCGGTGCAGACGTTCGTCGATGGGCGAAAAGTTTT GGACGATGGCCAACTGGAGCAGAAACAGCCGATGACAGAGATGCCAAAAGTTTTATCAacaatttcatttaaaaacgCCATCATCGACAAGTACAAGAGTGTCATG GGATTGGAGCAGAAATCAACCATTGATTCGGAGTTGGTCTCAGGTGACGATCGTTTTTCGGAAATTTCTGAAATTCCATCCAAGTTGGATTCCGACTTTAAATTTATTGGCGATGAAACCGACCCATACGGCGTCCTCCGTCGAGCACCGGATTTCAATAGTGTGATAATCTTGTTGGCCGATCTGAAGGAGGATAATTTGAAACAGCGCTTGAGCTCGGTGACTATCGCCGAAGACAGCCTACAACGGGCTAAGGAACGAACTCAGCGTTTGAATGATTTGAAGGAGAGCTTGCCAGAGTATGACTATGGCAAACTGATGGAAGCCGAACGTCAGCAGCTGCTCAAGGATATGGGTCCTCCTTGGTTGTTGCTATATCTATTCTCCAGAGATGCAAGCCGTCGTCAATCTCATAATTATATTGAGGAGACTTCTCTCGACGATGACGAGTCTGCAAGTGCTTATTCGAACGACAGTTTTCAAATCAGAGCCGACGGCGAAAAAAGTTCAGAACACGAGGAGCACGGTTCCGAGCAATATAATACTTTGGCACATAGACGTTCTAGCTATTCAATTCCTGCTTCCGTGCGATCGCGAATGAGCTCCATACATTCGTCGGCCACACGAATTGCAAACGAAGTTCTATCGAGAGTTATCTGCATGGTAGATGAAGCAATTATCGATGGAGAGTGTGAACTGTCCGTTAAATCGATAAGCAGTTTCATCGAGAGAAGAAGTCATGAACAAAGCAGTATCAGTGAACATGACTTTCAAACATTACGTGACTTTTTAGAGGAGGCAGAGAGAAAAGAGCTTGAAGTCAAAGACCTTAACGAATTGTATCACTTTTTTGTGGGGGAAAGTTTCAAGAAGGCAGATGCTAGTGATAGTAATCGCGATCGCAGCAAGGAAATTACCTCAATTTTTGAAGCTAGCGGTATCGATGTTGATAATAATTTACTTGACGCTGAGATATCAGATAATATGATTCTCGGGCTTGTTGCAAAGGACTCAAAGACATCGGAAAAGGCAAAACAATCGGATACTAGTCCTGAATCcgagcagatatcagcactccaCGAAGCGCTAATCCATTCAACCGGCAACTTGCAAGTTGTTCAAgaggaagaagaggaagaaTTAGTTGAGAATGAAGAGCAGGCTTCCATTCAACCAGATCTTGCACCGGAAGCAGCAACTCAAACTGATGCACTCAATGCCAAATGTACTGAATTGTTTCGTCGACAAACATTGCTAAAAGCGTCGGATTTCACGATGGAAGAATACAGCTGCAGGATTCCCAGTATTGCCGGTATAGGAAAATCGCTTCCAGATCATTTCATAGAAGCATTCCTAAACTACCTTGCCAAGCGAGCCATACATCAGCAGGGTCTTATTTATCCAAGAAACTTCCGAGAACCATCTTGTCCCAAATTGCCCTGA